TTTCCATGGCATTCAACTTGTTCTCTATATCGCCCAGGCgaatttctaataattttctaCAAGGCTCGACTctgagaataaaaaatatttttttaattacaacttGCTTAAGCTTACCATAATATTTTTACACCTTAATTTAGTTTAGGTTAAGAAGTTCTTTCTATTGGGTCTATAACgacttatgtatatactcgggtggttttttttcttcaaaatttgaaagtttatttgagaaaaacatatacaaaagtatacatccatcccaaaagaactacAATGGCTTGGCAGCCAAGAATCCGATAATGAATTAAGCCAAGTTTTGATACCCTGTACTAATGTGAATCGTATTCCAGTGAGGGCGTTCTGTATCGACCGAAACATATATATAGTAGTCATAGTCTGGACCGAAGTTTACCAAAAAGGttttaaccggtcttgcaacatgaggccgAGGTTGTCattatggaaaattattgcatCGTGTCTAGTCACGAATTCCGGACATTTTTCTGCAATCGCTCGCTttaatttgatgagttgttgtcggtagTATTCCCCATTAATGATTTCACCGGGTTTaagaagctcataatacagcacgGAGTTCTGATACCAGCAAATGCAGATCATTACCTTGGCGTAATGGATATGGATATTTGGCTTTGTCGTTGAGATactgattttattattattccttTAAATTGCAGAGGAGTTCCttattccttttaatttttctactgAATTTCGTTGCATATTACGGACTGGCTGTCAACGGCTGGGTGAGGGGTAAGAGTGGCTTTTATCGCTTTATAAGCTCTGTATGCTTCGTCTGCCAACCTATAACCAGATGAAGCTCCCAATCTTACATTATCTATCTCTTAACAACGACAAATGGAATATAAGGCTCATGTACTTCTCTACGGTCGATCGATTGGTTAACCTGATTTAAAGTTATCGATAACAGTCTTTCCACTATTTTTTCTATAGATTTTGGATGTAGAGATTTCAGTTTAAGGTTGACTTAGAGGACATACGGgcaaaattttgaactttcTGCCACGGATCAAATGTCTGAAGTCTATTAAATCGTAAATTGCTTCAAATACCAAACCATTATCcacttttcaacatttttcaggtatatagtatattttaaagtaatttaagaAAATGGTTGGACCTTCAAGTTATAAGTCGAACCCAAACAGATAGTGCATCCTATGAGGAACTTTTGTAAGATAGAAATACAATCGGGCGTCTGCTGTTGCCTGATGAGAGGCAATaccccgttttttttttttttgttgatgcaAAACTGAGTTCAAACCCACCATTACCTCTTAATATCGGTATCTTTGGCAAAATTAGTTACCAAAATAGgtatatagttaatttttcaaatagtcgtaatttaaaatttagtaatacTCACATTTTTTCAACATTCGCAGCAGCCTTAACGGTGCTTTCTAATTCCATCAATCGCTCTTCCATTTTTTCCATTACGTTCTGAGCACTACAGAATGTTAATCAAGtaatgtattaattttataaaataaataataaaatgagagTACTTAAAAATAGCACAATTTTTGggtaattctaaaacaattgtCTTAAGGTCATTTCTAATCTAAGGTTATTCAAAACAGTCTATTTTTTCCTCAGTCTCCATAAGCCGTATGTGGTGATATGCGTTCTAAGCATATTCTTATTTGTTATTCCTCACCTTTTTAGTATCTCTTCCATGCCATCTTGTTTTCTACCATATGAAGCTAAACTGTTCACCACATTTCTGATTTCATTCCCAGCATCTAAGAATATTGTAAAAGGCTGTTCTGAATCCTTGTCCTTCAATGCCTTCACTCGACCAACACTTACAGTGAGCAAGGTAAATATTAAGTAGCAGAGACAccttattagttttttattcaTATCAGAGCGCTCGCCAGTATTCGACTGGTTTTCGTTTCgtccaataaatttttcattgtcAAGTCGAGATTATCACAACGGAAGTCCATTCGAGTTATGCATATagtcatatttttatacccgcGCAATATATTTCATGATTATAAAATTGGTTTGTTATGCAAATTTACTtactaccgaaaatatcagtataAGTAGACGTTAGTAGAAGGATTTTCACTCGTCTTCCATGCAGAGAGGTAATCAAGTTTCAACAGTCCTAAGAGCTCTAATAAAACTGGATTCATTCTCTATAAAAACCatataatttcacagatttcggagaTGCTTGATTATAAGAGATCGTAGATAGTTTCCGATTGTATCGATCATGTTTGCGTGTCAGTTTCTGCTAAAACTTGTTCGAGCTAAGTACTTCTCACAACTGATTAGAGAATTCTCACAcatggaatatatatatattatataaatgaatatagtTTAAATAAACCGAATAGTTATGCATGTATAATGTACTTAGTGTATATAAAGCGTTTCCcatttgtattattatatttgtagtGTTAACCGGCTACATTACTATACCAATAATCAGCGCCTGATATAATGATGGAAGCGAGGGCTGGACTTTTATTTATATCCAATTAGTAGGGTTTGTCGCCGATTGACAGAAAAAAACCAAACCTTGCGCATATTTCTACACAGAAAGCTTCTCATCAACTCAATTAGTTGTGGTTCAGAGGATTTGTGAAAGCCCAGCAGAGTATCTTCAGTTCTCCTAATGTGCTAAATTCAATTGAGGGAAtcaatctttttattttaagtgcAGAGATATACACCAATTTGAAAGGTATTGGAACGCATTTACAGTTACTAAAACCGACTGTTATAGGAACGAATTTCCTTTATACGAAGATACTGATGCCCTTTGCTTCTTAATTAAATGTCTTCTCTATTAAACGCAtcggaatatttaaaataaggaTGCGATTATTTTTTACTCCTTTTTCCAGCAGAGCCGACCTTTAATATCCAAATGTCCATCTTCAATTTCTCAGTCTAAACATGTTTATCTGCGTATACCATTAACTTGAGGTATCCGAACAAAAAATAATCTAACGGAGTAAATTCAGGAGACCTAGATTACGAAGGACAGCCCTTTTCATGTTACCGCGATCTCACCATTTTGTCAAAATCATTTAGCACTTAGACGATTGATATAGACGTGTGaaacaaaaaagttgtaaattatttctttgtaGAGCTCACGATTCAAGGATATGTTGGCCCCatctttaatttcaaaaatgtatagaTAGATTATACACCATATAGTAACACTTTTCTTTATGCAAGAGAGGCTGAACACTACGTACTATAAATCTAATAATTTCTTAGCACTTCATTTCCTTTAAAACCCTGAATAACTTTTTATACAACAAgacaatttctaaaattttgtatttcaaaaactaataCATTATTAAAGTTTTTGACATCATTCTTcgaattttaaagattttcacaTACAAATGTAGCTGCTAGATTTGTACAATGTAATAAATTGTGGATAAATCAAACAACCCACCAACCGACTCTGCCATGGATGGTTTACTGACATATCTTAGGACGTATCGCCATAAAATAGTTGGTGGAAAAGCGCctgtaaaacaaaatatattacaactataaaagtttcaaaattcgGGGCCTAAAAAGTTTCCTTACCTGTTGAACAAATTGAAATGCGAGACGGTTTTAAACGGCCAAAGGTCGCATTGATTTCTAACAACATATTTTAATGCTACAGCATTTGAGAACAATTTGGCGCCTATTTTATGTCCCCAGCTGTCTCCTAAAATATCAACGTCATAATTATTCCGCTCATCTCTAATACTGAAATCGTCATAGATGAAGTATTCTCCGGACTGGAAAATTTTAGCCACTAATAATGTTTGCCTTTTAAGATTGGTCATCTTATGCAAACGATCTAATCCGATAAAGTAGTCATGACTCGCACTGCCAAACCCGTTTTCATATTTCCAACAACTGTTATACATTGGGCGCACGCCACTGTTTTCATACCGTAGTATCACAGTCCAGGGACAACAGTTTATTTGATCCCCTTGTGAACATCTCGTTAAGCAATATACGTCGAAAGTATCAGAATCTGACAGCTGTATTTCATGAACACCGTCTTCATAGTGTGAACCAAGCTTCATTTTCACTTCAACACAATCACGAGATATTTGTGGCATGCTAACAATTGTCGACTTCACCGCCAGACTCTGTGTGGTATTTGCAGCCGTTGCTATCACTTCGCTCAAGTTCTCTGTAACTAAGTTATTTCCCGAGGAGCAACTAAAAAGTATGCTAAATTAAGTGTGAATTTCTTGTAATAAACCAGTTCTACTCACCAATCATCCTTATGTGACAAGAATTCCTCTTGCAGTGCCAAATTATTGTCAGATAGTGTTTTGAAGTTACTGAATTGAAAGTTATATTATTTGGttagaaatatagaaacagACAGTGCTTTTAGGTATGTACTTTATATCACGGTCGAATCAATCAAAGttttccaaaagaaaatttccaacaaatttaaataaagatgCGAGTATGTGTTACCTTCTTATGAAATTAACtccttaaatattaaaattaattgaatactTACTCCTCTTGTACCCTCATGGAAGACGCTAAATTGGTTTCAGTTGATGAGAGCCTCTGTTCAAACTTAGTGTTGAAAACCTGTAATctgattaaatttgaaaaatatacatacatttgccaGCATGTTTTAAATAATCCAGTCAAAATAGACATTCAAGATCACATGAATTTACAACATTTGATGAATATGTTCGAAACGTGTTTAAAAAcctgaaaaaatgttaacccCCGCGGATAATATTCTATgactaattttgtgaagatatcacgtcaaataaaacagttttccatacaaggacttgattttgatcgttcagtttgtatgacagctatatgctagttGTAGTATGTGGTCCAATCTGTACCATTGCAAACTGTCTTTTCTTTGCATTTTCTGGAGAAACTTTACCATAGTAATGTATATATTCTTTACACCATCTGAAagaagatattttaacgaacctactgtgttttttaaaaaatctgataatttgacgtgagaattttttattgaatattgtgttttttttttgtatgtcgcatgacaatacaatatatacatgcacacacatatagcTAGATACAATAGAtcttaaaaatagtatataagcgttgaaaatatgaaatagtTCGCACTAGATTCAATGAATTATTGTACAGCTCGTTCATCAGtaagtttacaccaaatttcatgaaataaaacattttttgtacaagataaaaataaaacaagaaaaaacgttaacttcggttgcactaaagctataatactcaccacagaacttgattccgatcgttcagtttgtatagcagctatatgctatattgatctgatctaaaaaatttattcggagattacattgttgctttaaataataatccatgccatatttcgttaagatacttgtcaaataaaaaagtttcccttacaagtactttattccgattgttcagtttgtatggtagctatatgctttaaTGGTCCGATATCATTCTAATTGATTACGTTACGACAAATGAAcggcttcttagtgagaaaaggacaggtgcacaattttagatcgatagcttaaaaactgagggacggacagacggacatggttacatcaactcagctcatcatgcagatcatttatgtatatattttacagggcCTCCGACGCTTActtctgggttttacaaacttcgtggcaaaattaatataccctgttcagggaataaaaatctaaaaacttagttgttggaatttttcacataaattttgaggttatgtgaaaaaaaaatatatacaaaagttttaGATCTTTTCATTGCCTACAACattgccatataactttttttttaaagaattcttAGTTTTGGCGGAAATTGAGATAAGCCGTTTTAAACCCTCACTTAgcccttaaattatttttaatgtttgtcATTTTATGTTTCGAACATGAACCAACTATACAGAGTAAGACTCACGGAATAAAAGTTCGATGTTGATTCCTAGAGGGATAAAACTCTCTCCAATTTTGAGACTACAGAATGCTCTCGCTTAAGCTCACGTATACTTTTCAGAAATTACCTCTTTTATAGCACTATGAGAGTTGCGTCTGAAATgagaaattttctataaattttatctctCTATAAGCAAGCATTGTCTTTTTCCTATCagcgattttgtttttataacggTTTCATTACCTTTATCTCTGACTtaagaatcaacagttttataGGCACTGctaaaaaacaaaatctatgTGTGGCTAAATAGTAGATATggtttgaaaaactaaaaaacattcTTTTAAAGCAACTCaaactaaaaattgaaaaataattctttatataaactgacagtgATATTGATCGAAAAATGCTTGTATTATTGTAAGAAAAGGGTGGGGTGCTTTGTaccatatttttcgtatatcgagcatATCACATAAGACAAGtgtttttcggtcaatattactATATAgagaattatttttcactttttagctTGCAGTGCTTTAAAAACGtgctttttagtttttttaaactatatttattattacacaaAGCATAGTAGGAATACTGATGGATGTTAAATTATAACATCTATCGAAATTTGTCTGAAATGTTTGATCAAATACGGTAGTCATATTATTTTATCGTACGTAAAAACTTTTCGACGATGTTTTGTCTGCTCTTATTCAGAGAATTTCAAACAGATAGTAAAAATActcttctctctctctctctctctctctttagtCAACTTAAGTACTGGGCATTCAGCAGACGACCGCaagaataacaataataaagagGG
The sequence above is drawn from the Bactrocera oleae isolate idBacOlea1 chromosome 5, idBacOlea1, whole genome shotgun sequence genome and encodes:
- the LOC106614244 gene encoding uncharacterized protein, yielding MNKKLIRCLCYLIFTLLTVSVGRVKALKDKDSEQPFTIFLDAGNEIRNVVNSLASYGRKQDGMEEILKSAQNVMEKMEERLMELESTVKAAANVEKIVEPCRKLLEIRLGDIENKLNAMESIQRKNHALIEQRLDELGLNLRSTLRQQGEPNNQFRNGHYGYYVVGL
- the LOC106614242 gene encoding angiopoietin-2 isoform X2; its protein translation is MHSSRKSTIIGCLLLILMPTMVYGQNNEEEPLAIYLDVRNEIQNVISLVNKHETKFSDFDDKLLRIQNMLEKFEKQFLKLEQNINSVENMDQKLQVFNTKFEQRLSSTETNLASSMRVQEDNFKTLSDNNLALQEEFLSHKDDCCSSGNNLVTENLSEVIATAANTTQSLAVKSTIVSMPQISRDCVEVKMKLGSHYEDGVHEIQLSDSDTFDVYCLTRCSQGDQINCCPWTVILRYENSGVRPMYNSCWKYENGFGSASHDYFIGLDRLHKMTNLKRQTLLVAKIFQSGEYFIYDDFSIRDERNNYDVDILGDSWGHKIGAKLFSNAVALKYVVRNQCDLWPFKTVSHFNLFNRRFSTNYFMAIRPKICQ
- the LOC106614242 gene encoding angiopoietin-2 isoform X1; protein product: MHSSRKSTIIGCLLLILMPTMVYGQNNEEEPLAIYLDVRNEIQNVISLVNKHETKFSDFDDKLLRIQNMLEKFEKQFLKLEQNINSVENMDQKLQVFNTKFEQRLSSTETNLASSMRVQEDNFKTLSDNNLALQEEFLSHKDDCILFSCSSGNNLVTENLSEVIATAANTTQSLAVKSTIVSMPQISRDCVEVKMKLGSHYEDGVHEIQLSDSDTFDVYCLTRCSQGDQINCCPWTVILRYENSGVRPMYNSCWKYENGFGSASHDYFIGLDRLHKMTNLKRQTLLVAKIFQSGEYFIYDDFSIRDERNNYDVDILGDSWGHKIGAKLFSNAVALKYVVRNQCDLWPFKTVSHFNLFNRRFSTNYFMAIRPKICQ